GACGGCAGCGACGACGGCCTCACGGTCTCACACACCTACGACCGGCCCGGCACCTACTCCGCCACGCTGAGGGTCACCGATGCGAGGGGCGCCCTCGCGGAGGCCACCGTGGAGATCAGGGTGCGGTCCAGCCTGCCACGCGGCGTGCGGGTGGCGAACACCCTCCGCGCGCTGCCGAACCCGGAGCCGTTCGAGGAGGTCAACGTCGCGCCCGAGGGGCCGGGGGAGGTGTTCGTCAGGCTGCCGCGCCGGCGCTCCTCGCGAGCCGCCCAGGCGCCCGGAGCCCCTCGCGGCTACGTCGCGCTCACCCAGCCGGCCCAGCTCCCGCTCGGCACGATCGTGCACACCACGCGAGGACGGGTGGTCGTCGAGTCGGCGAGCAACCGGACTGGGTCGAGGACGCAGCGCGCCCGCTTCTACCGCGGGGTCTTCGACATCCGCCAGCGGCGCGCCCGCCGGCCGGTCACCGAGATGGTGCTGCGAGGCGGCAGCTTCCGCCGCTGTCCCCGCGCCAGGGGAGCCCGGGCGGGAACATCGGCCCGGCGCGTTCGCCGCGGCAGCCTCGTCCGCAGGCTCTGGGGCAGCGGGAATGGCCGCTTTCGCATCCGCGGCCGTCGTGCCCACGCCAGCGTGTCGGGCAGCCGGAAGGCCGTGTGGGGCGTGCAGGACCACTGCCGGGGCACGTACACGCGCCTGCCGGCGCGTCCGCGCACCAGCAAGGCCCGGATCAGGGACACCGTGCGCCGCCGAAGCGTGACCCTGCGCTTCGGCGACAGCTACTTCGCCGTGGCGCGGCCGGCCAGACGGCGCTGACACGCAGGCGCGACGCGGACGTGACGAGCTACTCGCGCGCGCGGGCCGCGCGGCGGTCCACCCACTCGCCGACGGTGCCGAGCGCCTGGCCGACGCCGTGGGCGGCGCGGCCGACGGGTGAGGGGTCGAGCGGCTCGACCGCGGCGTCGGGAGACGAGCCATGGGCGATCGCCGCCTTGCGCACCGTGTTCTCCATCCGCCGCAGCCGCCGCTCCCAGCCGCGGGCGAAGCCGGCGAGCTCGTCGTCGCCGCGCGACTCCGCCACCTCGCCCAAATAGCCGGCGAGCGTGGACAGGTGCTGGGCCTCCTGGGCGGCGAAGCGCAGCGCCTGGTTGCGCTCGAGGAAGCGGTCGGCCGCGTGGTTGCGGAGGCCGGCCATCCGCTGGCCCACGCCCTGCGCCGCCGGACGGCCGTGGAGGCCGTGGCGGGCGGTGACCTCGGAGAGCTCGGTCAGGAGCGCGCGCGCCTGCTCCACGCCGGCTTCCAGGGCATCGGCTGCCTCTCCCGGCCCCAGCCGGGCTGCCAGCTGCGGCCAGTGGGCCACGAGCGCGCCGCTGAACGCGTACAGCTCGCGGTAGCCACGGTTCTCGGCGGGGTGCAGCGACGGCACGACGCAGACACTACCCGGGCGGTTTCCTGCGTGAACGCCGGGGTAGCGGGACGGCATGCGCCACGAGACACCCGGTCCGGGGCCCGGCCCCGCTCCACAGCCCGGCCCGCCCGACCCGAGCCCCGATCCCGGCCCACCCGGCCCGCCGCATCCCGAGCCCCGCCCGCCCGGTCCCGGGCCGGACCCCGGCGGGCCGCCCCAGATCTAGGCATTCGCAGCCCCGCAAAGGGGCCCCGGCGCCCGGCGGCTGGTGTATGTTCGCGTCGGGACCGGCCTGGACTCGCGAGCCGGCCGGCCCCGGCAGCGATGAGACCTGGCCGCCTGATACTCCTTGTCATCGCCGTGCTCGGCGCCGCGGCGCTCATCTACACGGGCGCCTGGCACGCCGTCTCGCTGTTCCTCTACCAGCACCCGATGCTCACATGGCTGCCGGTCCTTGCGGGCATCGTGGCCGGCAGGATCGCGGGCGGGCTCCGGCAGCTGCTGCGCCCGAAGGAGGCGGACAAGGTCGCAGCCCCGTTGGACACCCGGCCGGAGCCCGAGGAGGCGCGCGGCCTCACCTTCGCTCTCCCGCCCGCGCACCGCGGCACGGGGCTGCTCGCGGGGCTCGCGGTCCTCGTCTACGGAGCCGTGGTCACGCTGTTCTTCCCCCCCGACGGGATCCTCGACGACTTCTCCGCCGAGCAGCTCGCCCAGCTGCCGGCCACCAGCCAGCCGCGGCTCTTGCCCCGCACGGGCGTGCGCGACGATCCGCAGTTCGCCGGCGCAAAGGAGATCCATCTCGTTCGCGACCCGGCCAGCGGCGGCCTGCTCTGGACCGGCGAGTGGCAGGCGGGCAGGCTCAGCGGGCCCTCCCGCGGCGTCGCGGTCAAGCGGCTCGACGAGGTCGTGAAGTCGAGCGAGATCGTGCGGGCGGGCTTCGATCGGGCGGTGTCGGGACTGGGCCCGGGCACGATCAAGTGGAAGGCCAAGCTCAAGCATCCGTTCAGCCGCATCCAGTACCCGGTGATCGTGCCCACCGGGGAGCGCGACGCGGTGGCGGTCCTGCCGTACTCGGGCTATCGCGGCTTCCCGTTCCGGCGCCCCTACCTGAAGGGCGTCCTCGTCTATCACCAGGACGGTCGCACCGAGGACCTGACCCCGGAGCAGGCCGCCCGGCGCCCCGAGCTGCTGCGCTCGGCCCGGATCGTCCCGGAGGGCGTGGCGCGCAAGCAGGCCGAGGCGCTGGCGAGGAGCGAGGAGATCGACGGCGAGATAGTCGACGGCGAGGGCAACCGCCAGCCGTTCCTGACCGCGCTGGACCGCGACCGGGCGGTGTGGCTCACGATCATCAACGAGCGCGGCCGTGAGGGTGGCGTGAAGGCGCTCGTCTTCACCGACTCGACCACGGGTGAGACCAAGGTCTGGCAGGCGACGGGCGACGAGCGCCTGGTCTCCACACAGGACGTCCTCGATGACGCCCGCAGCCTCCCGCTGCGCTGGGAGGAGCGGCGCTGCTGCGACTCCGACGGCCATTCGTACGACGTCACCCTGCGCGAGGTGGTCGAGCCGCGTCTCGTGTTCACCGACGGCGATCCCTACTACATGGTCTCGGTGGTCCCGACGGACGAGCTCGCCCTCGGCCGGGAGATCGAGCACACGCTTCTGATGGACGCGCGGACCGGCGAGCGCGTCGAGCACTTCCGGCATGTGACGGGCGGCCCTTCGGAGGACGCCCGGCTGCAGGCGTTCTTCGCCCAGGAGCCGGACGACCAGGGGTGAATAACCTAGGGCCATGCGCCAGCAGCTCCGCCCGCTCTTCGATCGCATCGTCATCAAGGAGCTCGAACCGGATCGCGTCCGCCAGTCGGGCCTGGTCGTGCCGCCCGGCAGTCAC
The Thermoleophilaceae bacterium DNA segment above includes these coding regions:
- a CDS encoding PKD domain-containing protein → PPPPPPPPPPPPPPPPAPPAAQPAPAAPAEQAPPNHAPTAAFEASPVETVTGTPVVFDGSASADPDGDAIFPVWRFGDGDGSDDGLTVSHTYDRPGTYSATLRVTDARGALAEATVEIRVRSSLPRGVRVANTLRALPNPEPFEEVNVAPEGPGEVFVRLPRRRSSRAAQAPGAPRGYVALTQPAQLPLGTIVHTTRGRVVVESASNRTGSRTQRARFYRGVFDIRQRRARRPVTEMVLRGGSFRRCPRARGARAGTSARRVRRGSLVRRLWGSGNGRFRIRGRRAHASVSGSRKAVWGVQDHCRGTYTRLPARPRTSKARIRDTVRRRSVTLRFGDSYFAVARPARRR